One segment of Brassica napus cultivar Da-Ae chromosome C3, Da-Ae, whole genome shotgun sequence DNA contains the following:
- the BNAC03G41500D gene encoding uncharacterized protein BNAC03G41500D gives MDFLKVRRFRKSRKPSLEKEQEQARSDNTAPGVADSGKADEVEDEEDDDFITNEVKRRIKELRRNSFMVLIPEEDEEGEEESYLGEDEGEEENCSSVWRDVVAEGLQWWGGFDAVYETYCERMLFFDRLTSRQLKEIAPSPSTPSASKKKLSSPFRCLSLKKTDVPDEEEEEEGIEQTTETDPCQDLETAYVAQLCLTWEALHSQYTQLSHLISCQPEAVTCYNHTAQQFQQFLVLLQRYIENEPFEQQGSRAELYARGRNAMPRLLQAPKIQGSDKKEMEKDSDYMVLADDLIRIIESSILTFNVFLKMDKKKKSTSHLNSTTPLQLVQSSIDKKRVKAKELSKKTKGLRKKSWPQTWEGVQLLFAAIDIKLATRVVRMGRISKEQLLWCEEKMKKLSFSGGKLQRHPSPVLFPSC, from the exons ATGGATTTCTTGAAAGTGAGGAGATTTCGAAAGTCACGGAAGCCAAGCCTAGAGAAGGAGCAAGAACAAGCAAGGAGTGACAACACTGCACCTGGTGTGGCAGATTCAGGAAAAGCAGACGAGGTAGAAGACGAGGAAGACGATGATTTCATCACCAACGAGGTCAAGAGAAGGATCAAGGAGCTAAGGAGAAACAGTTTCATGGTCTTGATACCCGAAGAAGacgaggaaggagaagaagaatcttATCTAGGCgaagatgaaggagaagaagaaaactgtTCAAGCGTCTGGAGAGATGTAGTCGCTGAGGGACTTCAATGGTGGGGTGGCTTTGACGCTGTCTACGAAACGTATTGCGAGCGTATGCTCTTCTTCGATCGCTTAACCTCTCGCCAGCTCAAAGAAATCGCTCCAAGTCCTTCAACTCCGTCAGCATCCAAGAAGAAGCTCTCATCGCCTTTTCGATGTCTTTCTCTCAAGAAAACGGATGTTcctgatgaggaggaggaggaagaaggtaTAGAGCAGACAACGGAGACGGATCCTTGTCAAGATCTTGAGACGGCTTACGTTGCCCAGCTCTGCCTCACTTGGGAGGCGCTTCACTCTCAGTACACTCAGCTTAGCCACTTGATCTCTTGCCAACCGGAAGCAGTGACTTGCTACAACCACACCGCGCAGCAGTTTCAGCAGTTCTTGGTCTTACTGCAGAGGTATATAGAGAACGAGCCGTTTGAGCAGCAGGGGTCGAGAGCTGAGCTTTATGCTCGTGGTAGGAACGCGATGCCTAGGCTTCTTCAAGCTCCCAAGATTCAAG GGTCGGAtaagaaggagatggagaaaGATTCAGACTACATGGTCCTAGCTGATGATCTCATCAGAATCATAGAGAGCTCGATCCTTACTTTCAACGTTTTCTTGAAAAtggataagaagaagaagagcactAGCCATTTAAATTCTACAACCCCTTTGCAACTGGTTCAGTCATCTATTGATAAG AAGAGGGTGAAAGCTAAGGAGCTTTCGAAGAAAACAAAAGGGCTGAGAAAGAAGTCTTGGCCTCAGACATGGGAAGGTGTTCAGCTTTTGTTTGCAGCCATTGACATCAAACTAGCAACAAGGGTTGTGAGGATGGGGAGGATCAGTAAAGAGCAGCTTCTGTGGTGTgaagagaagatgaaaaaaCTCAGCTTTTCTGGTGGGAAGCTTCAGAGACACCCATCTCCAGTTCTTTTCCCTTCTtgttga